The Phacochoerus africanus isolate WHEZ1 chromosome 15, ROS_Pafr_v1, whole genome shotgun sequence genome has a segment encoding these proteins:
- the KCNK1 gene encoding potassium channel subfamily K member 1 — MLQSLAGSSCVRLVERHRSAWCFGFLVLGYLLYLVFGAVVFSSVELPYEDLLRQELRKLKRRFLEEHECLSEPQLEQFLGRVLAASNYGVSVLSNASGNWNWDFTSALFFASTVLSTTGYGHTVPLSDGGKAFCIIYSVIGIPFTLLFLTAVVQRVTIHVTRRPVLYFHIRWGFSKQAVAVVHAVLLGVVTVSCFFFIPAAVFSVLEDDWNFLESFYFCFISLSTIGLGDYVPGEGYNQKFRELYKIGITCYLLLGLIAMLVVLETFCELHELKKFRKMFYVKKDKDEDQVHIIEHDQLSFSSITDPAAGTKEEQKQNEPFVAPSAPALTDGATSQ; from the exons ATGCTGCAGTCCCTGGCCGGCAGCTCGTGCGTGCGCCTGGTGGAGCGGCACCGCTCGGCCTGGTGCTTCGGCTTCCTGGTACTCGGCTACCTGCTCTACCTGGTCTTCGGTGCCGTAGTCTTCTCTTCTGTAGAGCTGCCCTACGAGGACCTGCTGCGCCAGGAGCTGCGCAAGCTGAAGCGGCGCTTCCTGGAGGAGCACGAGTGCCTGTCGGAGCCGCAGCTCGAGCAGTTCCTGGGCCGGGTGCTGGCGGCTAGCAACTACGGCGTGTCGGTGCTCAGCAACGCCTCGGGCAACTGGAACTGGGACTTCACCTCCGCCCTCTTCTTCGCCAGCACCGTGCTCTCCACCACAG GTTACGGCCACACTGTTCCCCTGTCCGACGGGGGCAAGGCCTTCTGCATCATCTACTCGGTCATCGGCATCCCTTTCACCCTCCTCTTCCTGACGGCCGTGGTCCAGCGTGTTACCATCCATGTCACCCGACGACCGGTCCTCTACTTCCACATCCGCTGGGGCTTCTCCAAGCAGGCAGTGGCCGTGGTCCACGCCGTCCTCCTGGGCGTGGTCACCGTGTCTTGCTTCTTCTTCATCCCAGCTGCAGTGTTCTCCGTCCTGGAGGATGACTGGAACTTCCTGGAATCcttttacttctgttttatttccctGAGCACCATTGGCCTCGGGGATTATGTTCCTGGAGAGGGCTACAATCAGAAATTCAGAGAGCTTTACAAGATTGGGATCACGT GTTACCTGCTCCTTGGCCTCATCGCCATGCTGGTGGTTCTGGAAACCTTCTGTGAGCTCCATGAGCtgaaaaaattcaggaaaatgtTCTATGTGAAGAAGGACAAGGACGAGGACCAGGTACACATCATCGAGCATGACCAGCTGTCCTTCTCCTCCATCACGGACCCAGCTGCCGGCACCAAGGAGGAGCAGAAGCAGAACGAGCCTTTCGTGGCCCCCTCGGCACCTGCCTTGACTGATGGCGCCACAAGCCAGTAG